TTCATTACCCAACTTTTTGAGGTTGCACCCATATGATTTCTGTGTTGGCCGCTGCTGTCTCAAACTCTGATTCCGTACTATTATCCGCCTGTCAATAGGGTTTGAGACGCGCTAACCCTGTCTATTCATACCAGTAGTATTATCCTTGATAAACTTGAAGAATCGAGTGTCAGTGTCATCGCCATTCCCTCCCATGCTGTAAGAAATTCCTCTAACAATGGGAAATAGAAGGTTTCGGCGTTGGCTTTGGGATTATGAACACGCTCCATCTGGCTACGGGCTTTGCAGCCCCAATGAATCAGATAGGGCAATCAGTAGCTCAGACAGGTACTATGAGCTTGTAAAATTGCTGTCACATTTTTACAAAACACTTTTAGATGTCTTTGGTCTTGGGGATGAATCCATTGGCTTACTTGAGTTTGCAATTGGTGATAAAGATGGGGGACTGACATGGGGGGAGCTTTTTGTGTGGAAACTTGAGCATCCCATGCTGTCCCCCTCTACGTCACCCTTTTCTCCGTAAAATTCCCCATATATGAATCATCCAAAACTTTTTTGCACCATTAAGCGTTAGGACTATTTTGTAGAATGCAGATACAGTTTTTTATCGGATTTTAAACAACAAACTTTTACCGCGCACTACCTGTGGCCATCGCAATTTTTTCTAGATTAACTTTTTTGTCTTTTGTTCTCGTTCCTTTTGTCCTCGTTCCCTTCGAGCTATATTTGCCAGGGCTTTAATCCTACAAACCGCGTGATGTTTAGGATCTTTGCCTACATAGATTTCTATATCTTTATAAAGGTTAATCAAATCTAATTGAATAGAGTTGGTTGTACTTCGGTCTTTGAGCCACCGATAGTATTTTTTCACTGCTGTGTCTATGGCTTCTGTAGTGGTCAAAATTGCTAAATATTTACCAACAATCCTGTTAGTTTGTCTTTTTGATAAGCCTGTTTCTGATATGGTGATTTCGTCGATAAAATCTTTATTGGTTTCTTCAATTTCTAAAGAGTTAAGCGCGTCAATCCATGTTTTTTCTCTGTTTAAAATCACGAGAAACCTCACATCGTCTACGGTTAATCCGCTTTTCGCTGCTAATTTTTTGAGTTGGACAATCGTTGCTGTCTCAATTCATATTTTACTCGCGTAAAGCTTATAAAAAAGAAAAAAATTGATTTTTGAGTGGTTTTTTAAGCAGATGCCAAAGCCTTTCAATAGGGTTGAGTTCAGATGCTGATGGTGGTTGAAACAGAGGGATAATGTTTTCTGTACCACAAATCGCTGAACTTGTATGAGCAGGTGCTTGGTCGATCTGCAAAATAGCATGATCGTCACCTAATTGCAGGGATAGTCAATTTAAAAACTGTTGAAAGCACTCACCATTGAGTTTTGGGTACTCATAAAGAAAGTAGTCTCCAGTTAATGGTTCAATTGCACCATAAATCCAAAAGTTGTCCCTTGTCCATTTCACCTCAACAGTAGGTTTAACGCCTGAAACAGTAATCACTTTTCCTGTAAGAGTTTTGAGTCCTACTTTAGTTTCATCCTGATACAGGTAGCGAACACACTTTCCTTTGGAAAACAGTTTTGAGAAAGTTGATAAAATTATACCGAGTTTTTTTTATTCTGATATCAACTCTTCGTCCTGCTGGCAACTTTAAGGACGTGGTATGGCAATGGACAGGAAGCTTAGGACAACAATCAATTCACAATGTATGTTGTTGAAGGTGCGTTTATCGCTGACTTGTCCTAACTTTGATGGCTACGGCTATACTTTTTATTTCGCACCCCATCGATATCGAACCAAAACATAGACTGTCCCATACTCAACATCCAAACCATATTGCCGTTTCAACCACTCGACTCAAGAAAAGCTACAAAGGAAATACAAAAACTTTAGATGCCCACTTATTAAAAGACATTGCTTACATCCTTGCTTTTAGAAACTGCATTACTAAAATTTTCAAATTATCAAGTCTCATGACATGAATAATTGATTAATAACTACTTTATGCTAGCTTCAAGATAATTGCTAACCAAATGCAATTTTAGTGCAACAATAATTTCGTCTTCTCAATAAGCGACCAGCTTGATACTGTAAATAGTAGCAAATGACTATTAAACAAGATACTCATATGCATCAATTATGAAATATACCTGGCACTGTCAGCTGATTGTACAGACTCACTACTGTTCCCAATCAACCAACACCCCATCCACACAAGCAATCCCCCACTGCGGAAACTTCGTTACCAACTTCTTGACCACAATCTGCAAAGCAGGATCATCATTCCAACATTCCGCAAGAAACTCAAACCCTGTATTTTCCCTCAATACTTCCGCCAGCTTAAGTTTCTGCATCCGCCCTGGCCGAGCCTTAGACCGTGCTGCGATCGCTTCATTTGACCATTTGTCAGCACAGAGGGCAGACGCGGCGGAAACTGGGTCAACGTTATCTGCTTTGACTTCTACACGAAAAACCGAATTTTCAACCGTTAACGAAGTGGAAAGGCTAGGTGAGGCTGGTTCTTCAAAATCAGGGGCAACGGGCGCGGCAGAATAAGTGCCTTCATGAGGATTTTTCGCCTCAACACGACAATCCTGCTTTTCTCCCAGCAACAAAGCAGACTGACCTTGTACAGCATCCACGAGCGCGAGCGAAGTACAGTCCGTTACCGCAGGTAACTCTTTCTCTTCTTCCACGCTCTCGAGAGTCTGAGGCGACGCGCCCCCAAAAGGCGCGTCAGCCGTCACTTCATCACGCGTATTTTCCTTTTGCGTGGAAGAAGTACACCTCACCAACTCTTTTGGAGAGTTGGTGAGGTGTTCCTGAACAGTTCGTGAGGGTTCCTGAAACCCTTGCTCTGACTGACTTTGATCTGAGATAGATGCTCTGTACAAAGCACGTATTTCTTTAGAACCAGCATCCATCTCTGTATTCTCAGAATTTGGTGCTTGTTTTTCAGCATCTGTTTTTTGTGACGCAGAATCAATTCCCTCCCAAAACTCCTTCATTCTGCTGCCATGCAAATTCCGAATCATCCAACCAACAGTTTCACGCCCGTCCTGGATCGACTTGTCCGGCTTGAAAATGAATAGCCCACTGTCAGACAAAATTTTCTTCGCAGCGATGAAAGTACTGTAACCCAGCCCAGTAGACAAAGGCATCCACCGGGAACCGTAAGGGTCAGCCGTCCAACATTCCTGCCACAGTTGTGTAATTGAGTATTTTTGTTGGGAAGCCCATAACATGTCTTCTATTGGAATA
This portion of the Nostoc sp. UHCC 0302 genome encodes:
- a CDS encoding transposase yields the protein MQIDQAPAHTSSAICGTENIIPLFQPPSASELNPIERLWHLLKKPLKNQFFSFL